The following proteins are encoded in a genomic region of Arachis stenosperma cultivar V10309 chromosome 4, arast.V10309.gnm1.PFL2, whole genome shotgun sequence:
- the LOC130974809 gene encoding uncharacterized protein LOC130974809 — translation MSFNDFLNSIIQKLGLQGVKRVEKLFYRIPISVLRDDMKYDSFVIGSDEDLEVLFHCHRQYPEVRTAELLAKLIDVVSNIGGSNRNTQTPGTAAGSSSRHVGASSSVPVIAPQDEPVASPSFTVDLNRSGGGEVGIVDRVPIFLQCGAPASMDDALPDDDDADDVESDIIADDSGDDITASNLVGASGGSSSGTQQYPPYFSSLDLDAMRQEGVAREPTRFGARDTHRTGGLLKFQVGQRFQDKEEAVLSMRTYSIRRGVQYKVVDSDYRKYLGKCTEFGKGCTWLIRISLHQRKGIWEVKQYNRPHTCLATSISSDHRSLDYHVISAFIMPMVRAVVLTSCTILFICDH, via the coding sequence ATGAGCTTCAATGACTTCCTAAATTCTATAATACAAAAGCTTGGGCTGCAAGGCGTAAAACGGGTTGAGAAGTTATTCTATCGCATTCCGATCTCAGTGTTGCGAGATGACATGAAGTACGATTCGTTCGTCATAGGGAGTGACGAGGATTTGGAGGTCCTGTTCCATTGTCATCGGCAGTATCCCGAAGTTAGGACAGCTGAGTTGTTGGCAAAGCTGATTGATGTGGTCTCTAACATAGGAGGTTCGAACCGGAATACCCAAACTCCAGGTACGGCAGCCGGTTCTAGTTCGAGACATGTTGGTGCATCTTCATCTGTGCCTGTGATTGCACCTCAGGACGAGCCTGTGGCCTCCCCGTCGTTCACCGTTGATCTCAACCGCAGTGGTGGCGGCGAGGTTGGTATCGTTGATAGGGTGCCGATTTTCTTACAGTGTGGGGCACCGGCTAGTATGGATGATGCATTGCCGGATGATGATGACGCTGATGATGTGGAGTCGGACATCATTGCTGATGATAGTGGTGATGACATTACAGCGAGTAATCTAGTTGGGGCTAGCGGCGGTTCTAGCTCTGGGACTCAGCAGTACCCTCCGTACTTTTCATCCTTGGACTTGGATGCCATGAGACAGGAGGGGGTTGCTAGGGAACCCACTAGATTTGGTGCTAGAGATACCCATAGAACCGGAGGTCTTTTAAAGTTTCAGGTTGGTCAGCGATTTCAGGATAAAGAGGAGGCTGtgttaagcatgaggacatatAGCATCCGACGCGGGGTACAGTACAAAGTGGTGGACTCCGATTATCGCAAGTACCTTGGGAAGTGTACTGAATTTGGGAAAGGGTGCACATGGTTGATTAGGATCAGTCTCCACCAACGCAAGGGTATTTGGGAGGTAAAACAGTACAACAGACCTCATACTTGTCTGGCAACGTCGATCTCGAGCGATCACAGGAGTCTTGATTATCATGTGATCTCGGCCTTCATCATGCCAATGGTTAGAGCTGTTGTCCTTACTTCTTGCACTATCCTATTTATTTGTGACCACTAA
- the LOC130973941 gene encoding potassium transporter 11-like: MASRLGSDDDADNNKGSMWALEQKLDQPMDEEAARLKNMYREKKFSALLLLRLAYQSLGVVYGDLGTSPLYVFYNTFPHGAKDREDVIGALSLIIYSLTLVPLLKYVFIVLRANDNGQGGTFALYSLLCRHANLKIIPNQHRTDEELTTYSRATIHERSFAAKTKRWLETHAFNKNSILMLVLVGTCMVIGDGILTPAISVLSAAGGIKVNRPDVDSGVVVLVAVVILVGLFSLQHYGTDRVGWLFAPIVLLWFLLIGGIGMYNIWNYDSSVLKAFSPIYIYRYLRRGGREGWTSLGGILLSITGTEALFADLAHFPVSSVQIAFTLVVFPCLLLAYSGQAAYLLLNLDHTKDAFYRSIPEKIYWPVFVVATAAAIVASQATITATFSIIKQALAHGCFPRVKVVHTSKNFLGQIYIPDMNWILMILCIAVTAGFKNQNQIGNAYGTAVVLVMLVTTLLMILIMLLVWHCHWILVVIFTLTSLVVECTYFSAVLFKVDQGGWAPLVIAGVFFIIMYVWHYGTLKRYEFEMHSKVSMAWVLGLGPSLGLVRVPGVGLVYTELASGVPHIFSHFITNLPAIHSVVVFVCVKYLPVYTVPEEERFLVKRIGPKNFHMFRCVARYGYKDLHKKDDDFEKKLFHNLFVFVKLESMMEGFSDSDEYSLYGQQTVESRDAVLNNNNNDNTASSNVDLSISTVDSIVPVRSPSPVNITVQSSDRVSSHTEVDELEFLNNCRDAGVVHILGNTVVRARRDSRFYKKIAVDYIYAFLRKICREHSVIFNIPHESLLNVGQIFYV; the protein is encoded by the exons atggcTTCAAGATTAGGtagtgatgatgatgctgataaTAACAAAGGAAGCATGTGGGCTTTGGAGCAAAAGCTGGATCAGCCAATGGATGAAGAAGCTGCAAGGCTAAAAAATATGTACAGAGAAAAA AAATTTTCTGCGCTGTTGCTTCTTCGGCTTGCATATCAGAGTCTTGGTGTGGTTTATGGAGATTTGGGAACTTCCCCTTTGTATGTTTTCTACAATACATTTCCTCATGGAGCTAAAGATCGAGAGGATGTTATCGGAGCTCTTTCTTTGATTATATACTCTCTCACACTAGTGCCACTCCTCAAATATGTTTTTATTGTATTGAGAGCAAATGACAATGGCCAAG GTGGAACATTCGCTCTCTACTCCTTGCTTTGCCGACACGCAAACCTTAAAATCATTCCCAACCAGCATCGTACTGATGAAGAGCTCACCACATATAGCCGGGCTACAATCCATGAAAGATCATTTGCTGCAAAAACCAAAAGATGGCTTGAGACACACGCATTTAATAAAAACTCCATCCTCATGCTTGTCCTTGTTGGTACCTGCATGGTGATAGGAGACGGGATTCTTACCCCTGCTATATCTG TTTTATCTGCTGCTGGAGGCATCAAGGTAAATCGCCCCGATGTGGATAGTG GCGTAGTTGTGCTGGTTGCTGTTGTAATACTAGTCGGGTTATTCAGCTTGCAACATTATGGTACGGATAGAGTTGGTTGGCTCTTCGCTCCAATCGTCTTACTTTGGTTTCTGCTAATTGGAGGTATCGGTATGTACAACATATGGAATTATGACAGCAGTGTTTTAAAAGCATTTTCACCTATCTATATATATCGGTATCTAAGAAGAGGAGGGAGAGAAGGTTGGACTTCCCTTGGTGGTATCTTGCTTAGCATAACAG GGACGGAGGCTCTTTTTGCCGACTTAGCTCATTTTCCAGTCTCATCTGTACAAATTGCATTCACTCTAGTTGTGTTCCCTTGCCTTCTTTTAGCATATTCTGGACAGGCCGCCTACCTTCTATTAAACTTGGATCATACGAAAGATGCTTTCTACCGTTCTATTCCAG AAAAAATATATTGGCCCGTATTTGTCGTAGCAACAGCAGCAGCTATTGTAGCTAGCCAGGCTACAATAACAGCAACCTTTTCAATTATTAAGCAAGCGCTAGCTCACGGCTGTTTCCCACGAGTCAAAGTTGTACATACATCAAAGAATTTCCTTGGCCAGATATATATTCCAGATATGAATTGGATCCTTATGATTCTTTGCATCGCTGTTACGGCTGGGTTTAAGAATCAAAACCAGATTGGAAATGCATATG GTACTGCTGTTGTGTTGGTCATGCTGGTTACAACACTGCTCATGATTTTAATCATGCTGTTAGTCTGGCACTGCCATTGGATTCTTGTCGTCATTTTCACACTCACATCGTTGGTTGTGGAATGCACATACTTTTCAGCTGTACTATTCAAAGTTGATCAAGGTGGTTGGGCACCCCTTGTAATTGCTGGAGTATTTTTCATTATAATGTATGTTTGGCATTATGGTACCCTGAAGCGCTACGAGTTTGAAATGCATAGTAAGGTCTCAATGGCATGGGTTCTTGGCCTCGGACCGAGTTTGGGACTTGTCCGTGTCCCTGGAGTTGGATTAGTATACACAGAGCTTGCAAGTGGAGTACCACACATCTTTTCCCACTTCATCACCAACTTACCAGCCATCCATTCTGTGGTGGTTTTCGTGTGTGTCAAGTATCTTCCTGTCTACACCGTTCCAGAAGAAGAACGATTCCTTGTAAAGAGGATTGGCCCCAAGAACTTCCACATGTTCCGGTGCGTGGCACGGTATGGCTATAAAGACCTGCACAAGAAAGATGATGATTTTGAGAAGAAACTATTCCATAATCTTTTTGTGTTTGTTAAGCTCGAGTCGATGATGGAAGGATTCTCTGATTCTGATGAGTACAGTTTGTACGGCCAGCAAACAGTGGAGTCTAGAGATGCTGTGTtgaacaacaacaataatgacAACACAGCTTCCTCAAATGTTGACTTGTCAATTTCGACAGTAGATTCAATAGTACCAGTTAGATCTCCATCACCTGTGAATATCACTGTACAGTCATCCGATCGTGTAAGCAGCCACACCGAGGTTGATGAACTCGAATTCTTGAACAACTGCCGGGATGCCGGGGTGGTCCACATACTAGGAAACACAGTTGTGAGGGCAAGGAGGGATTCAAGATTCTACAAGAAAATAGCTGTTGATTatatatatgcattccttaggAAGATATGCAGGGAGCATAGTGTGATTTTCAATATTCCTCATGAGAGTCTCCTAAATGTTGGTCAAATTTTCTATGTATAG
- the LOC130976516 gene encoding potassium transporter 11-like — translation MLTTNEAYGSNLKKKGSMWALDQNLDEPIDDDAVRIRNVSKEKKFSALLILRLAYQSLGVVYGDLGTSPLYVFYNTFPHGAKDQEDVIGALSLIIYSLTLVPLIKYVFIVLRANDNGQGGTFALYSLLCRHANIKIIPNLHRTDEELTTYSRATIHEKSFAAKTKRWIEAHQYAKDTILILVLIGTCMMIGDGILTPTISVLSAVGGIKLTIPDVKNEVVVLVSVAIIVGLFSLQHYGTDRVGWLFAPIVLLWLLLIGAIGIYNILNYDRSVLRAFSPVYIYRYLKRGRREDWTSLGGIMLSITGTEALFADLAHFPVSSVQIAFTVLVFPCLLLAYSGQAAYLLNNLDHTQDAFYRSIPDKMYWPVFVVATGAAVVASQATISATSSIIKQARAHGCFPRIKIVHTSKKFLGQIYIPDINWILMVLCITVTAGFENQSQIGNAYGTAVLFVMLVTTFLMILIMILVWHCHWILAIIFAGVSFLVELSYCSAVLFKVDQGSWIPFLIAGAFFIVMYVWHYGKLKRYEFEMHSKVSMAWVLGLGPSLGLVRVPGVGLVYTQLSRGVPHIFSHFITNLPAIHSVVIFVCVKYLPVYTVPEEERFLVKRIGPKSLHMFRCVARYGYKDLHRRDDDFENKLFESLFLFVKLDYMMEGCSDSENYSSYEQTPAESNNNNENTHSSNMDLSVTSVDSLESDRSESHGNIASRPPEVDELEFLNKCRDAGVVHILGNTVVRTRDSRFYKKIAINFIYAFLRKICRENSVLFNIPHESLLTVGQICYI, via the exons ATGCTGACAACAAACGAAGCATATGGGAGTAACCTAAAGAAAAAGGGTAGCATGTGGGCTTTAGATCAGAACCTCGATGAGCCTATTGATGACGATGCTGTGAGGATCAGAAATGTATCCAAAGAAAAA AAATTTTCGGCTCTGTTAATTCTTCGGCTTGCATATCAGAGTCTTGGTGTGGTTTATGGAGATTTGGGAACTTCCCCTTTGTACGTTTTCTACAATACTTTTCCTCATGGTGCTAAAGATCAGGAGGATGTTATTGGAGCTCTTTCTTTGATTATATACTCACTTACACTGGTGCCGCTCATCAAATACGTTTTTATTGTATTGAGAGCAAATGACAATGGCCAAG GTGGAACATTTGCTCTCTACTCTTTGCTTTGCCGACACGCCAACATTAAAATCATTCCCAATCTGCATCGTACCGATGAAGAGCTCACTACATATAGTCGGGCCACCATCCATGAAAAGTCGTTTGCTGCGAAAACTAAAAGATGGATAGAGGCACACCAATATGCTAAAGACACTATCCTGATCCTTGTCCTCATTGGTACCTGCATGATGATTGGGGATGGGATTCTTACCCCAACTATTTCTG TTTTATCTGCAGTTGGTGGCATCAAGTTAACTATCCCTGATGTGAAAAATG AAGTGGTAGTGCTGGTTTCTGTTGCAATAATAGTTGGGTTATTCAGCTTGCAACATTATGGTACGGATCGAGTTGGTTGGCTCTTTGCTCCAATTGTCTTGCTTTGGCTTCTCCTAATTGGAGCTATTGGTATATACAACATATTGAATTACGACCGCAGTGTTCTAAGAGCATTTTCTCCCGTCTATATCTATCGGTATCTAAAAAGAGGACGGCGAGAAGATTGGACTTCCCTTGGTGGTATCATGCTCAGCATAACAG GAACCGAAGCTCTTTTTGCTGACTTGGCTCATTTTCCAGTCTCATCTGTACAAATTGCATTTACTGTTCTCGTGTTTCCTTGCCTTCTCTTGGCGTACTCTGGACAGGCCGCTTATCTTCTGAATAACTTGGATCATACGCAAGATGCTTTCTATCGTTCTATTCCAG ACAAAATGTACTGGCCGGTATTTGTTGTGGCAACAGGAGCGGCTGTTGTTGCAAGCCAGGCTACAATATCTGCAACCTCTTCAATTATTAAGCAAGCCCGTGCTCATGGCTGTTTTCCGCGAATCAAAATCGTACATACTTCGAAGAAGTTCCTTGGCCAGATATATATTCCAGACATCAATTGGATCCTTATGGTTCTCTGCATCACTGTTACTGCTGGGTTTGAGAATCAAAGCCAAATTGGAAATGCATATG GTACTGCTGTTTTGTTTGTGATGCTGGTAACAACATTTCTCATGATATTAATCATGATATTAGTGTGGCACTGCCATTGGATCCTTGCCATCATTTTTGCCGGCGTATCATTTCTTGTGGAGCTTTCATACTGCTCTGCTGTGCTATTCAAAGTTGATCAAGGTAGTTGGATACCCTTTTTAATTGCTGGAGCATTTTTCATTGTCATGTATGTATGGCACTACGGTAAGCTGAAACGATACGAGTTTGAAATGCATAGTAAGGTCTCAATGGCATGGGTTCTTGGCCTCGGACCGAGTTTAGGACTGGTTCGAGTTCCCGGAGTTGGACTAGTATACACACAACTCTCGAGAGGAGTACCACATATCTTTTCACATTTCATAACTAACTTGCCGGCTATACATTCCGTTGTAATTTTCGTGTGCGTTAAGTATCTTCCTGTCTACACTGTCCCGGAAGAAGAACGGTTCCTTGTCAAGAGAATTGGCCCCAAGAGTCTCCACATGTTTCGCTGCGTGGCGCGATATGGCTACAAAGATCTCCACAGGAGAGACGATGATTTTGAGAACAAACTCTTCGAAAGTCTTTTCTTGTTTGTCAAGCTTGACTACATGATGGAAGGATGCTCGGATTCAGAGAATTACAGTTCGTATGAGCAAACACCGGCGGAGTCGAATAACAATAACGAGAATACACATTCATCGAATATGGATTTGTCAGTTACGTCAGTAGATTCACTAGAATCTGATAGATCTGAATCACATGGGAATATTGCTTCACGGCCACCTGAGGTCGATGAACTCGAGTTCTTGAACAAATGCCGGGATGCCGGGGTGGTTCACATTCTTGGAAACACAGTTGTGAGGACGAGGGATTCAAGATTCTACAAGAAAATagctattaattttatatatgcattccttaggAAGATATGCAGGGAAAATAGTGTGCTTTTCAACATTCCTCATGAGAGTCTCTTAACTGTTGGTCAGATTTGCTATATATAG